The genomic stretch GATCTACACGATCGGACGGTTCGCGATCGCCGCCGCCCTCGTGCTCCTGCTCTGGCAGATCGGCCTGGCCGGCACGCCCGGGCTGCTCTTCGGCGTACTGCTCTCCATGCCCGTGTCCTACGTCCTGCTGCGTCCCTCGCGCGACCGGCTGACCGAGGCGATGGCGGCGCGGAGCGTCGCGCGCAGGAACGCCAAGGAGGAGCTCCGGGCCCGGCTGAGCGGCACGGAGCAGTCCGGATAGCCCCGGACAGCCGGCTCAGCCGCTGAGCGCCAGCCCGGCGCCGAGCAGGACGCCGGTCGCCAGGGTCACCAGGCCGGTGCCCTGCAGCGCGGCGACGAGCGCGGGGCCGCGTCCTCCGGAGAGCACCGCGCGGGCCGGTGGCACCGCCAGCGGGGCGGCGAGGAGGCCGAGCAGGCTCCAGGGGCGGGCGACGCCGACGCCGGCGACGACGGCGAACGCGACGGCGAAGAGGGCGACGAACAGCACACGGGTCGCGCGGTCGCCGAGCAGGACCGCCAGCGTCCGCTTGCCCACGTCGGCGTCGCCGGCGAGGTCGCGGAGGTTGTTGACCACCAGGATGGCCACGATGAGCAGCCCGACCGGGACGGCGACGGCGAACGCCAGCCCGGGCAGCG from Blastococcus sp. PRF04-17 encodes the following:
- a CDS encoding DUF4229 domain-containing protein, with amino-acid sequence MAEEKSAGGATPASPTGGPARPPRIAPWLVIYTIGRFAIAAALVLLLWQIGLAGTPGLLFGVLLSMPVSYVLLRPSRDRLTEAMAARSVARRNAKEELRARLSGTEQSG